The proteins below come from a single Trachemys scripta elegans isolate TJP31775 chromosome 16, CAS_Tse_1.0, whole genome shotgun sequence genomic window:
- the LGALS4 gene encoding galectin-4, which produces MAYVPAPGYQPIYNPPLPHAVPIAGGLRPGMSIYVQGMVPHHTKRFRVNFSCGPEKGANIALHFNPRFDSGDKIVLNSFQRGNWAKEEHKHDMPFHKGQHFEMVFNITPEGYRITVNGAPCYEFRHRIPPEHVQVVDVDGDLELQSLNVIGGGMMGGGGMYYPQPGMLGMQPNMPPTSLPMMAGPASFHPVSAAALGFALPFRSRKEATVRFLPQLFPQPRSAATSGVERARWPRATLNKAGSRKKPA; this is translated from the exons ATGGCCTACGTCCCTGCACCTGGCTACCAGCCCATCTACAACCCG CCTCTCCCTCATGCTGTCCCCATTGCCGGGGGGCTGCGGCCCGGGATGTCCATCTATGTCCAGGGGATGGTGCCCCATCACACCAAGAG gttcCGTGTGAATTTCTCCTGTGGCCCAGAGAAGGGGGCCAACATCGCCCTGCACTTCAACCCCCGTTTCGACAGCGGGGACAAGATCGTCCTCAACAGCTTCCAGCGGGGCAACTGGGCCAAGGAGGAGCACAAGCACGACATGCCCTTCCACAAGGGGCAGCACTTCGAGATGGTCTTCAACATCACCCCCGAGGGCTACCGG ATCACGGTGAACGGGGCCCCCTGCTACGAGTTCCGGCATCGCATCCCGCCCGAGCACGTGCAGGTCGTCGACGTGGACGGGGACCTCGAGCTGCAGTCGCTCAACGTCATTGGAGGGGGCATGATGGGGGGCGGG GGGATGTATTACCCGCAGCCCGGGATGCTT GGCATGCAGCCGAATATGCCACCCACAAGCCTGCCG ATGATGGCTGGCCCCGCTTCCTTTCACCCGGTAAGCGCAGCAGCCTTGGGGTTTGCTCTGCCCTTTCGCTCCCGCAAGGAAGCCACCGTACGCTTTCTCCCACAACTCTTTCCCCAGCCCCggagtgcagccacctctggggtggaacgtgcCAGGTGGCCAAGAGCCACGCTGAACAAAGCTGGTAGCAGGAAGAAACCCGCC
- the ECH1 gene encoding delta(3,5)-Delta(2,4)-dienoyl-CoA isomerase, mitochondrial — MAAVAGSVLRGLLRRQLSAQSQPLLSFRAMSSAPEQPPASHSYETLKVSRVREKVFHVELNRPDKRNAMNAVFWREMVVCFNKIAQDSECHAVVVSGAGKLFTAGIDLMEMGSVFVMVEGDDTARKAWNLRKKIREYQESFTVLERCPKPVIAAVHGGCIGGGVDLISACDIRYCTQDAWFQIKEVDIGLAADVGTLQRLPRIIGNQSLVNELAFTARKMMAPEAESSGLVSRVFQDKQAMLEGAFELAADIAGKSPVAVQGTKVNLIYSRDHSVPEGLRYMATWNMSMLQTEDLMKSAQAALEKKSPKDVLYSKM, encoded by the exons AGCTGTCCGCTCAGAGTCAGCCACTGCTGAGCTTCAGAGCCATGTCGTCGGCCCCAGAGCAACCCCCTGCATCTCACAGCTATGAGACTCTGAAGGTGTCCCGGGTGCGGGAGAAAGTGTTCCACGTGGAGCTGAACCGGCCGGACAAACGGAATGCCATGAATGCAGTGTTCTGGAG GGAGATGGTGGTGTGTTTCAACAAGATCGCCCAGGACTCGGAGTGCCACGCAGTGGTGGTGTCGGGTGCCGGGAAGCTATTCACTGCAG GCATCGACCTCATGGAGATGGGCAGCGTGTTTGTGATGGTGGAAGGGGACGACACGGCTCGCAAGGCGTGGAACCTGCGCAAGAAGATCAGGGAGTATCAGGAGAGCTTCACGGTGCTGGAGAGG TGTCCGAAGCCCGTGATTGCCGCTGTCCACGGAGGCTGCATTGGGGGAG GTGTAGACCTGATCTCTGCCTGTGATATCCGGTATTGCACCCAGGATGCATGGTTCCAAATTAAG GAGGTAGATATCGGGCTGGCGGCAGACGTGGGCACGCTGCAGCGCTTGCCCCGGATCATCGGGAACCAGAG cctggtgaaCGAACTGGCCTTCACCGCCCGCAAGATGATGGCTCCGGAAGCTGAGAGCAGCGGCCTGGTCAG ccggGTTTTCCAGGACAAGCAGGCCATGCTGGAGGGCGCCTTTGAGCTGGCGGCCGACATCGCTGGCAAGAGCCCCGTGGCCGTGCAGGGCACCAAGGTCAACCTAATCTACTCCAGGGACCACTCCGTGCCCGAGGGCCTGCGGTACATG gcCACCTGGAACATGAGCATGCTGCAGACTGAGGACCTCATGAAATCTGCTCAGGCTGCCCTGGAGAAGAAGAGCCCCAAGGACGTCCTGTACTCCAAAATGTAG